In Cicer arietinum cultivar CDC Frontier isolate Library 1 chromosome 7, Cicar.CDCFrontier_v2.0, whole genome shotgun sequence, a single window of DNA contains:
- the LOC101508198 gene encoding aspartic proteinase CDR1-like has product MNTRSFFTFLFFFICFTISLSHALNNGLSLSVELLHRDSSKSPLYQPTQTKYQRVANAARRSVNRIHHFYKSPLTKTPESTLIPDKGEYLMTYSVGTPPFKVYGIADTGSDIVWLQCKPCQQCYNQTSPMFDPSKSSSYQKIPCEANTCQYVRDTSCSEQDSCQYTIEYGDRSRSQGDLSVETLTLESTIGHSVSFPKTVIGCGTQNTVSFEGPSSGIVGLGGGPVSLTTQLGSAIGGKFSYCLVPLLVESNTTSKLNFGDAAMVSGDGVVSTPIVKKDPEVFYYLTLEAFTVGNKRVKFGGSLEDGGDEGNIIIDSGTTLTLLPSDIYSNLESAVAELIDLERVQDPNNMFSLCYSVTSSEYDFPIITANFKGADVKLHSISTFVPIADGIVCFAFTSSEIGAIFGNLAQQNLLVGYDLVKNHVSFKHTDCTKL; this is encoded by the coding sequence ATGAACACACGATCCTTTTTtacctttcttttctttttcatttgtttCACTATTTCTCTTTCTCACGCACTAAACAATGGTTTGAGTTTGAGTGTTGAACTATTACATCGTGATTCTTCAAAATCACCTCTCTACCAACCTACACAAACTAAATACCAACGTGTTGCTAACGCCGCTCGTCGTTCTGTAAATCGTATCCATCACTTCTACAAAAGTCCACTCACTAAAACACCTGAATCAACCTTAATCCCAGATAAAGGTGAATATCTCATGACTTATTCAGTTGGTACCCCACCATTTAAAGTATATGGTATTGCTGATACAGGTAGTGACATTGTTTGGCTTCAATGTAAGCCTTGCCAACAATGTTACAACCAAACATCTCCTATGTTCGATCCTTCAAAATCATCAAGTTACCAAAAGATTCCTTGCGAGGCTAATACATGTCAATATGTGAGAGACACTTCTTGTTCTGAACAAGATTCTTGTCAATATACCATTGAGTATGGTGATCGATCTCGTTCACAGGGAGATCTTAGTGTTGAAACACTTACATTAGAATCCACAATTGGTCATTCTGTTTCATTTCCTAAAACTGTGATAGGATGTGGAACACAAAATACTGTATCATTTGAAGGTCCTAGCTCTGGGATAGTTGGCCTTGGAGGTGGACCTGTGTCTCTAACAACACAATTGGGGTCGGCAATTGGTGGAAAATTCTCTTACTGTTTGGTGCCATTGTTggttgaatcaaacacgacaaGCAAACTCAATTTTGGAGATGCGGCTATGGTTTCAGGTGACGGTGTTGTGTCAACTCCTATTGTGAAAAAAGACCCAGAAGTTTTTTACTATTTGACTTTGGAAGCATTTACCGTAGGAAACAAAAGAGTAAAATTTGGTGGGTCTTTAGAAGATGGTGGGGATGAAGGTAACATTATAATTGATTCAGGTACTACATTGACACTTTTACCAAGTGATATTTATAGTAATTTGGAATCGGCTGTAGCAGAATTGATTGACCTAGAGCGTGTGCAAGATCCAAATAATATGTTTAGCCTTTGCTACAGTGTCACATCTAGTGAATATGATTTTCCCATCATCACTGCAAATTTCAAAGGTGCAGATGTAAAGTTGCATTCTATTAGTACATTTGTTCCAATTGCTGATGGGATAGTTTGCTTTGCTTTTACCTCATCTGAAATTGGTGCCATCTTTGGAAACTTAGCTCAACAGAATTTGTTGGTTGGTTATGACCTTGTGAAAAATCATGTATCATTTAAGCATACTGATTGTACCAAGCTTTAG